The following are encoded together in the Panicum virgatum strain AP13 chromosome 6K, P.virgatum_v5, whole genome shotgun sequence genome:
- the LOC120713737 gene encoding traB domain-containing protein-like isoform X1, whose protein sequence is MAAGPTPSATAASFRPPPPCFDYRAAVLADTRAAAAAAGDPALAALVDSGALVRVPRRRFGPVPAWRPPDFVEPEEVWILGTSHLSPDSVADVERVLRAVQPDNAVVELCRSRAGIMYVSSDASDEPLLKSNMFSLGGAKFFGAVNRSINLGGQSALALRLLLAVLSSKISSGANRPFGEEFRAARKVSEDIGAQLVLGDRPIEITLERAWKSLTWDQKTKLVISLFRGITSTPDTPQDEKTAASPYELYQKLSTSYPSLLQPLIHERDMFLAWSLKRSKAVNKSKTVVGVVGKGHMNGIVYALISDQGDLRFRDLVGRASSDTWSEAFVNSGPAVYINSTRPNPIMVKVTTVAHFPCQFWE, encoded by the exons ATGGCAGCGGGGCCGACCCCatccgccacggcggcgtcgttccggccgccgccgccgtgcttcgACTACCGCGCGGCCGTGCTCGCCGacacgcgcgccgcggcggcggcggcgggcgacccGGCGCTGGCCGCGCTGGTCGACTCCGGCGCGCTCGTGCgcgtcccgcggcggcggttcgGCCCGGTCCCGGCGTGGCGCCCCCCGGACTTCGTGGAGCCCGAGGAGGTCTGGATCCTCGGCACGTCGCACCTCTCCCCGGACTCCGTCGCCGACGTCGAGCGCGTCCTCCGCGCCGTCCAGCCCGATAACGCCGTCGTCGAGCTCTGCCGGAGCAG AGCTGGGATTATGTACGTGTCCAGCGATGCTTCCGACGAGCCGCTCTTGAAGTCCAACATGTTCTCTCTCGGCGGCGCCAAGTTCTTCGGTGCAGTCAACCGAAGCATCAACCTCG GTGGACAGAGTGCTCTAGCTCTGCGTTTGCTCCTCGCCGTTTTGTCTTCAAAGATTTCTTCCGGCGCGAACCGGCCATTCGGAGAGGAG TTTCGAGCAGCAAGGAAGGTGTCTGAAGACATTGGCGCTCAGCTTGTTCTTGGGGATCGCCCAATTGAAATAACT CTTGAACGAGCATGGAAGTCTCTCACCTGGGATCAAAAAACAAAGCTAGTAATCTCATTGTTTCGTGGAATTACTTCGACACCTGACACGCCG CAGGATGAGAAAACTGCGGCCAGCCCATACGAGTTGTATCAGAAACTGAGCACATCATATCCCTCACTGTTGCAACCTCTCATACATGAACGCGACATG TTCCTTGCGTGGTCACTGAAGAGGAGCAAAGCTGTGAACAAGAGCAAAACTGTTGTCGGAGTCGTAGGGAAGGGGCACATGAATGGTATAGTGTATGCCTTGATCTCTGATCAAGGGGACTTGAGGTTCCGCGACCTTGTCGGCAGAGCATCATCTGATACATGG TCTGAAGCTTTTGTGAATTCCGGGCCTGCTGTTTATATAAACTCCACAAGACCAAATCCAATCATGGTAAAGGTGACAACTGTTGCACATTTTCCATGTCAATTTTGGGAATGA
- the LOC120713737 gene encoding traB domain-containing protein-like isoform X2: MAAGPTPSATAASFRPPPPCFDYRAAVLADTRAAAAAAGDPALAALVDSGALVRVPRRRFGPVPAWRPPDFVEPEEVWILGTSHLSPDSVADVERVLRAVQPDNAVVELCRSRAGIMYVSSDASDEPLLKSNMFSLGGAKFFGAVNRSINLGGQSALALRLLLAVLSSKISSGANRPFGEEFRAARKVSEDIGAQLVLGDRPIEITLERAWKSLTWDQKTKLVISLFRGITSTPDTPDEKTAASPYELYQKLSTSYPSLLQPLIHERDMFLAWSLKRSKAVNKSKTVVGVVGKGHMNGIVYALISDQGDLRFRDLVGRASSDTWSEAFVNSGPAVYINSTRPNPIMVKVTTVAHFPCQFWE, from the exons ATGGCAGCGGGGCCGACCCCatccgccacggcggcgtcgttccggccgccgccgccgtgcttcgACTACCGCGCGGCCGTGCTCGCCGacacgcgcgccgcggcggcggcggcgggcgacccGGCGCTGGCCGCGCTGGTCGACTCCGGCGCGCTCGTGCgcgtcccgcggcggcggttcgGCCCGGTCCCGGCGTGGCGCCCCCCGGACTTCGTGGAGCCCGAGGAGGTCTGGATCCTCGGCACGTCGCACCTCTCCCCGGACTCCGTCGCCGACGTCGAGCGCGTCCTCCGCGCCGTCCAGCCCGATAACGCCGTCGTCGAGCTCTGCCGGAGCAG AGCTGGGATTATGTACGTGTCCAGCGATGCTTCCGACGAGCCGCTCTTGAAGTCCAACATGTTCTCTCTCGGCGGCGCCAAGTTCTTCGGTGCAGTCAACCGAAGCATCAACCTCG GTGGACAGAGTGCTCTAGCTCTGCGTTTGCTCCTCGCCGTTTTGTCTTCAAAGATTTCTTCCGGCGCGAACCGGCCATTCGGAGAGGAG TTTCGAGCAGCAAGGAAGGTGTCTGAAGACATTGGCGCTCAGCTTGTTCTTGGGGATCGCCCAATTGAAATAACT CTTGAACGAGCATGGAAGTCTCTCACCTGGGATCAAAAAACAAAGCTAGTAATCTCATTGTTTCGTGGAATTACTTCGACACCTGACACGCCG GATGAGAAAACTGCGGCCAGCCCATACGAGTTGTATCAGAAACTGAGCACATCATATCCCTCACTGTTGCAACCTCTCATACATGAACGCGACATG TTCCTTGCGTGGTCACTGAAGAGGAGCAAAGCTGTGAACAAGAGCAAAACTGTTGTCGGAGTCGTAGGGAAGGGGCACATGAATGGTATAGTGTATGCCTTGATCTCTGATCAAGGGGACTTGAGGTTCCGCGACCTTGTCGGCAGAGCATCATCTGATACATGG TCTGAAGCTTTTGTGAATTCCGGGCCTGCTGTTTATATAAACTCCACAAGACCAAATCCAATCATGGTAAAGGTGACAACTGTTGCACATTTTCCATGTCAATTTTGGGAATGA
- the LOC120713737 gene encoding traB domain-containing protein-like isoform X4: protein MAAGPTPSATAASFRPPPPCFDYRAAVLADTRAAAAAAGDPALAALVDSGALVRVPRRRFGPVPAWRPPDFVEPEEVWILGTSHLSPDSVADVERVLRAVQPDNAVVELCRSRAGIMYVSSDASDEPLLKSNMFSLGGAKFFGAVNRSINLGGQSALALRLLLAVLSSKISSGANRPFGEEFRAARKVSEDIGAQLVLGDRPIEITLERAWKSLTWDQKTKLVISLFRGITSTPDTPDEKTAASPYELYQKLSTSYPSLLQPLIHERDMFLAWSLKRSKAVNKSKTVVGVVGKGHMNGIVYALISDQGDLRFRDLVGRASSDTWVSSLIKGLVRDTIIGLVLWALYEQLQAVL, encoded by the exons ATGGCAGCGGGGCCGACCCCatccgccacggcggcgtcgttccggccgccgccgccgtgcttcgACTACCGCGCGGCCGTGCTCGCCGacacgcgcgccgcggcggcggcggcgggcgacccGGCGCTGGCCGCGCTGGTCGACTCCGGCGCGCTCGTGCgcgtcccgcggcggcggttcgGCCCGGTCCCGGCGTGGCGCCCCCCGGACTTCGTGGAGCCCGAGGAGGTCTGGATCCTCGGCACGTCGCACCTCTCCCCGGACTCCGTCGCCGACGTCGAGCGCGTCCTCCGCGCCGTCCAGCCCGATAACGCCGTCGTCGAGCTCTGCCGGAGCAG AGCTGGGATTATGTACGTGTCCAGCGATGCTTCCGACGAGCCGCTCTTGAAGTCCAACATGTTCTCTCTCGGCGGCGCCAAGTTCTTCGGTGCAGTCAACCGAAGCATCAACCTCG GTGGACAGAGTGCTCTAGCTCTGCGTTTGCTCCTCGCCGTTTTGTCTTCAAAGATTTCTTCCGGCGCGAACCGGCCATTCGGAGAGGAG TTTCGAGCAGCAAGGAAGGTGTCTGAAGACATTGGCGCTCAGCTTGTTCTTGGGGATCGCCCAATTGAAATAACT CTTGAACGAGCATGGAAGTCTCTCACCTGGGATCAAAAAACAAAGCTAGTAATCTCATTGTTTCGTGGAATTACTTCGACACCTGACACGCCG GATGAGAAAACTGCGGCCAGCCCATACGAGTTGTATCAGAAACTGAGCACATCATATCCCTCACTGTTGCAACCTCTCATACATGAACGCGACATG TTCCTTGCGTGGTCACTGAAGAGGAGCAAAGCTGTGAACAAGAGCAAAACTGTTGTCGGAGTCGTAGGGAAGGGGCACATGAATGGTATAGTGTATGCCTTGATCTCTGATCAAGGGGACTTGAGGTTCCGCGACCTTGTCGGCAGAGCATCATCTGATACATGGGTTAGCTCTCTCATCAAGGGCCTGGTCAGGGACACAATAATAGGATTGGTTCTCTGGGCTCTGTATGAACAGCTGCAGGCTGTGCTATAG
- the LOC120713737 gene encoding traB domain-containing protein-like isoform X3: MAAGPTPSATAASFRPPPPCFDYRAAVLADTRAAAAAAGDPALAALVDSGALVRVPRRRFGPVPAWRPPDFVEPEEVWILGTSHLSPDSVADVERVLRAVQPDNAVVELCRSRAGIMYVSSDASDEPLLKSNMFSLGGAKFFGAVNRSINLGGQSALALRLLLAVLSSKISSGANRPFGEEFRAARKVSEDIGAQLVLGDRPIEITLERAWKSLTWDQKTKLVISLFRGITSTPDTPQDEKTAASPYELYQKLSTSYPSLLQPLIHERDMFLAWSLKRSKAVNKSKTVVGVVGKGHMNGIVYALISDQGDLRFRDLVGRASSDTWVSSLIKGLVRDTIIGLVLWALYEQLQAVL; the protein is encoded by the exons ATGGCAGCGGGGCCGACCCCatccgccacggcggcgtcgttccggccgccgccgccgtgcttcgACTACCGCGCGGCCGTGCTCGCCGacacgcgcgccgcggcggcggcggcgggcgacccGGCGCTGGCCGCGCTGGTCGACTCCGGCGCGCTCGTGCgcgtcccgcggcggcggttcgGCCCGGTCCCGGCGTGGCGCCCCCCGGACTTCGTGGAGCCCGAGGAGGTCTGGATCCTCGGCACGTCGCACCTCTCCCCGGACTCCGTCGCCGACGTCGAGCGCGTCCTCCGCGCCGTCCAGCCCGATAACGCCGTCGTCGAGCTCTGCCGGAGCAG AGCTGGGATTATGTACGTGTCCAGCGATGCTTCCGACGAGCCGCTCTTGAAGTCCAACATGTTCTCTCTCGGCGGCGCCAAGTTCTTCGGTGCAGTCAACCGAAGCATCAACCTCG GTGGACAGAGTGCTCTAGCTCTGCGTTTGCTCCTCGCCGTTTTGTCTTCAAAGATTTCTTCCGGCGCGAACCGGCCATTCGGAGAGGAG TTTCGAGCAGCAAGGAAGGTGTCTGAAGACATTGGCGCTCAGCTTGTTCTTGGGGATCGCCCAATTGAAATAACT CTTGAACGAGCATGGAAGTCTCTCACCTGGGATCAAAAAACAAAGCTAGTAATCTCATTGTTTCGTGGAATTACTTCGACACCTGACACGCCG CAGGATGAGAAAACTGCGGCCAGCCCATACGAGTTGTATCAGAAACTGAGCACATCATATCCCTCACTGTTGCAACCTCTCATACATGAACGCGACATG TTCCTTGCGTGGTCACTGAAGAGGAGCAAAGCTGTGAACAAGAGCAAAACTGTTGTCGGAGTCGTAGGGAAGGGGCACATGAATGGTATAGTGTATGCCTTGATCTCTGATCAAGGGGACTTGAGGTTCCGCGACCTTGTCGGCAGAGCATCATCTGATACATGGGTTAGCTCTCTCATCAAGGGCCTGGTCAGGGACACAATAATAGGATTGGTTCTCTGGGCTCTGTATGAACAGCTGCAGGCTGTGCTATAG